One Drosophila subpulchrella strain 33 F10 #4 breed RU33 chromosome 2R, RU_Dsub_v1.1 Primary Assembly, whole genome shotgun sequence genomic window, TCAATACTTTGTTctaatatatttgtttttatactcggcacaaataaaaatattttgtcgTTTTGACCTTATCCCGAGCGAAATAAGTACAGATATTGGAGAAACAAATAGATTCTATAAGGTTTTCTATATTTCATAATAGATACAGTTAGTTttctttgtatttttttaatagaactttaaaatattatacatCCGTAAAATTAGTACAGATAGTATACAGATCAATGGATTTTATAGGGTTTACTATACTTCAGTAAATATAGATAGTTTTCTTAGTTTTTCTATAGAACTTTAAGATTTACAAAACAGATTCTTCTTAGGTAGCTAAGaacacttttttaaaatgcACTGCAGAGGAAGTTTAAGCACATTTCTTTCAAACACACCTTTTACTTCCATATATAGAGTGTTCTTTAGCTGTTTGCTGTCTACCTACCTTTATTCTCTTCCCCTGCTGTTCCTTGTATGTTCTCTCTTGCATAAAATCAATCAACAGCTGCCCGGCGACGACAGCGAAGACGTCGCAATGTGGCCTACTCGAATTACCTGGCCAAGTCAGTCAAACGGGTTGATGGTTGATAGTATGGAATCCCATCCTCACCAGCTGATGGAAGGCCTCTACATGCTCTTGCTGTGCTTCAGCATGGCCCTAGCCATGACAACAGCGTCGTCAGCCTTGAGATAGCGATTCACGAATGGATATAGATAGTTAGTTACCTATATGTAGATACAAATATGGGAGTGCGAAAAAACTTAGTTGTGATATCTGCCGGGTTATATGTATGACTCACAGGCCGTCAGACTGGGAGGGACTTGACTGGTTGAGTCTGGTCGATTCAGGTACGCATAAATCATCGTCTGCGGCTCAATATGGTTCTTAATTGTTTAATTCAGCCGGAATGCCGAGCGCTTAATTTGTCAAGATTCCAGGCATTATCAATGGCCGTCTAAGACGATAAGCATAAGCGATAGCGGAGATTGGAGGATAGATTTCATTCCTCCACTACTGCCTAGTATCTGTTACCATATCTCTATATTCTGACTAATGACACTTGACCGCATTCACATTTAGCGCTCGACGGgatgtaaacatttttattgaagCATTGTTCAGATTTAATTGACATTTCTTGCCCTTACACTAAAAATCAAAGAGTGGAGTGGGTCTGGGTCTGGGTCCCAAATGAAGAGTTCCCCCCTTTTGATTGTCAGTCGAGTTCTAAATATAGTAAAACTATTTCCACATAAAACATGGGGACATTTAAAAAGTTCGGAAAAAATGAATGCGAAGTATTCAATATAGAAAATAAGtgggatatatttattttgggtgtttatatacaaatatttttgttacaatATCGTTTTAACCATACGGATTAATAGGTTGGTATGGTGGGAATCTGCAACTTTCATCTTCCAATAAAGTAGTTGGATTGAAATTAAGACAGCTATAATAATTTTTGTGTCACCTTATCCATATGGATTAAAAGGTGGTGTGGTGGGAATCTGCGGCATTGATCCCGGACGTGGATTCCATCCCCTGTGGCGCCTCTCGTCGAAGGGAAAGGGTTCTCCTGTGGCCAGGTTGACGAAAAGGAACAGAGCCAGCAGTCCCAGCAGGTGAATCCACGTAGAAGACATTGCAATTTTCAGTATGGTGATCTCTCATGAAATGACCGCGTTTATATAGGCCTCATCTTATAACAGGGGCTTCACAGACGGAAACTGATAAGCTACAAACAAACAGGGAACTCACACTCGGCGGGGAACTTTAGTACGATTAATCTGCTTCTGCTTCGCTGACCTCCTCCAATGAAGAAAAGATTATAGTCGGCGTTGGAGTTGGAGCTTCGGTATATTTCTGAGGCACCTGCAAGCAGCCTGGTTTAATCTGCAAGCGCTGTGCAAAACCAGGACGCCGATGGCTATATCCGCTGGTAGTTGAATAAAATTGGGGTATTATCAGCAGCACCAAAAGCACTAGTAACTTGAAACCTTCCATGTTTTATCCAAACTAAACCAGCCAAGAATATTCGTTTACCTTTaaataggttttttttttgtagaaCATTTCGTGTGCATATCCAATTTAACactttaaatgtaatttacaGTGTTAAATAAACCCATTTTTCCCAATTTTCATCATCCCTAACAATAGTTAAcaatagaaaataaatatgtatactATATTGTTTGATTGGTCTTGCTAATTTGCATATACATTTTTCTTTGCAGGTCTACCCGATCCCTTTGCTAAGGTTCAGGTGGATGGAACTGGCCAAGTGTACTCGACGGAGATAAGTAAGTCCTCCTTGGATCCCAAATGGAATGCACACTACGATTTGTTTCTGGGCATTGGCGATGCAATCAC contains:
- the LOC119549443 gene encoding uncharacterized protein LOC119549443 is translated as MSSTWIHLLGLLALFLFVNLATGEPFPFDERRHRGWNPRPGSMPQIPTTPPFNPYG
- the LOC119549444 gene encoding uncharacterized protein LOC119549444, giving the protein MEGFKLLVLLVLLIIPQFYSTTSGYSHRRPGFAQRLQIKPGCLQVPQKYTEAPTPTPTIIFSSLEEVSEAEAD